Proteins encoded together in one Chlamydiota bacterium window:
- the sauU_2 gene encoding putative sulfoacetate transporter SauU — MEDKIKNMRWTIWILAVMFYLYEYILRVFPSVIVPELMGTFHVNASVLGLISAFYLFAYAPMQLPVGFLMDRFSARKLITFASLICGIGAIGFGLAQSIWILYLSRFIMGFGSSFAFLGAMYVSTHWFAEKKAALLIPLVNSLGMLGPFLGQGPFGLLAKHFGYEIPLVLLGVFGVILSVIFFYILRSEPKKMQKLEHKRPKFTTILKNSKEVFTHAQTWLNAIIALLTYLTTVAFAGFWGVPFLQRAHAFDKELAGFAISMIFIGWIVGGPLMGYFVSKKIFKKKTLIIIGSLLACLCLIPVLYIPHLNPWFTFSSLFLVGFFTSSQIFTYSLAVAHNQPETKGTTVAFINFATFVGGCIMQPLIGLILVYLWDGQTTQGVPVYSLSMYHKALIGLPLSYLASFVLAFFLTEKRIHRKLPHQE; from the coding sequence ATGGAAGATAAAATCAAAAACATGCGCTGGACGATCTGGATCTTGGCTGTCATGTTTTATCTTTACGAGTACATTTTACGCGTCTTTCCTTCGGTCATTGTTCCAGAACTGATGGGCACTTTTCATGTTAATGCCTCCGTTTTAGGACTCATTTCTGCATTTTACTTATTTGCCTATGCACCGATGCAATTGCCTGTGGGATTTTTAATGGATCGATTTTCTGCCCGCAAATTGATCACTTTTGCCAGCTTGATTTGTGGCATTGGAGCGATTGGTTTTGGACTTGCACAATCGATATGGATTTTATATCTTAGCCGGTTCATTATGGGATTTGGTTCTTCTTTTGCGTTTTTAGGTGCCATGTATGTCTCCACGCACTGGTTTGCAGAAAAAAAAGCAGCTCTGCTCATTCCCCTTGTTAATTCACTAGGCATGTTAGGCCCATTTTTGGGACAAGGACCTTTTGGACTGCTTGCTAAACATTTTGGTTATGAAATCCCTCTAGTTTTATTGGGTGTCTTTGGTGTGATTCTCTCCGTGATCTTTTTTTATATTTTGCGCTCTGAACCTAAAAAAATGCAGAAATTAGAACATAAAAGACCCAAATTTACGACCATTTTAAAAAACTCAAAAGAGGTGTTTACACACGCTCAAACGTGGCTCAATGCCATCATTGCACTTTTAACTTATCTGACAACAGTGGCCTTTGCAGGATTTTGGGGTGTGCCTTTTTTACAGCGCGCTCACGCTTTTGATAAGGAACTGGCTGGATTTGCCATTTCTATGATTTTTATTGGCTGGATCGTGGGTGGTCCTTTGATGGGCTATTTTGTATCCAAAAAAATCTTCAAAAAAAAGACCTTGATTATCATCGGATCCCTTTTAGCCTGTTTATGTTTGATCCCTGTTCTCTATATTCCACACCTTAACCCGTGGTTTACGTTTTCAAGCCTATTTTTGGTGGGATTTTTTACATCATCACAAATTTTCACCTACTCTTTAGCAGTCGCTCATAATCAACCCGAAACCAAAGGCACAACTGTTGCATTCATTAACTTTGCCACATTTGTTGGAGGTTGTATCATGCAACCCTTGATTGGTTTAATCCTCGTCTACCTTTGGGATGGACAAACCACGCAAGGCGTGCCTGTTTATAGCTTATCAATGTATCATAAGGCACTCATCGGACTTCCTTTATCCTACCTTGCTTCATTTGTGTTGGCATTTTTCTTAACAGAAAAACGTATCCACAGAAAACTCCCTCATCAAGAATAA
- the recD gene encoding RecBCD enzyme subunit RecD — protein sequence MIDTSIESHLAKRLCQKLKLDETHLLFFIFLFAAAKEGHLCTEFIPSIAPSLPSLELEDTDFQIIRESYLELKEKDLAPFVFFEGHRVMLKIQKEMQEKLYMHFSRLIEKNLKLITGGPGTGKTTYIQNYLTTLENTTRIALLAPTGRAACHLSQKVPKAAASMTLHRFIHQYKQSFAFDVIVVDESSMIDVHLMLQLLQGIKENTQLILVGDPYQLPAIESGSVFLDFVKICQKKYPHAIVELKKNYRTKSKQIQAFSEALLEQNTHFLNTIFSKTLDDIVPLSIIDAQKKAHAFFYTLSQIQEPKNFFEKLKEFVMLSCFNHGIFGVQKSNEEIFQMLKETHQTKLCLPVLLTQNMHSLELFNGDVGMLVLEKKHAYRWHLAYVYFITKGRIQKYLVHTLPSIKLAFCLSIHKSQGSEYDDVLLMLDKEAHLFGKELLYTAVTRAKSKLYLVGEKKEYALIATQKTCRLSQLQTAFA from the coding sequence ATGATCGATACATCTATTGAATCTCACCTTGCTAAAAGGCTGTGTCAAAAACTTAAATTAGATGAAACGCATCTTTTGTTTTTTATTTTTTTATTTGCCGCTGCAAAAGAAGGTCATCTTTGCACAGAATTTATTCCATCGATTGCGCCAAGCCTTCCTTCCTTAGAATTGGAAGACACAGATTTTCAAATCATTAGAGAAAGTTACCTAGAACTTAAGGAAAAAGATCTAGCTCCCTTTGTATTTTTTGAAGGTCATCGTGTCATGTTAAAAATTCAAAAAGAGATGCAAGAAAAACTCTACATGCATTTTTCTCGTTTAATTGAAAAAAACTTAAAACTCATTACAGGAGGTCCTGGGACAGGTAAAACCACCTATATTCAAAACTATTTAACAACGCTTGAAAATACAACACGCATTGCGCTTTTAGCACCTACAGGAAGAGCAGCATGTCATTTGAGTCAAAAAGTCCCTAAAGCGGCTGCATCGATGACATTGCATCGTTTTATCCATCAGTACAAACAAAGCTTTGCTTTTGATGTCATTGTTGTGGATGAAAGCTCTATGATCGATGTGCATCTCATGTTGCAGCTTTTACAAGGGATTAAAGAAAACACCCAGCTCATACTTGTTGGCGATCCTTATCAATTGCCAGCTATTGAAAGTGGGTCTGTGTTTTTAGATTTTGTCAAAATATGCCAAAAAAAATACCCACATGCAATTGTAGAACTCAAAAAAAATTATAGAACCAAGTCCAAACAAATCCAGGCATTTTCAGAAGCACTTTTGGAACAAAACACTCATTTTTTAAACACTATTTTTTCAAAAACGTTAGATGATATTGTCCCCCTATCCATCATAGATGCTCAAAAAAAAGCGCATGCCTTTTTTTATACGCTTTCTCAAATACAAGAGCCTAAAAATTTTTTCGAAAAGCTCAAAGAATTTGTGATGCTCTCTTGTTTTAATCATGGGATATTTGGAGTGCAAAAGAGTAATGAAGAGATTTTTCAAATGTTAAAAGAGACTCATCAAACAAAGCTTTGCCTTCCTGTATTACTTACCCAAAATATGCATTCTTTGGAGCTATTTAATGGGGATGTGGGCATGCTTGTTCTAGAAAAAAAGCATGCGTATCGATGGCATCTGGCATATGTCTATTTTATCACAAAAGGGCGCATCCAAAAATACTTAGTGCATACTCTACCTTCAATCAAATTGGCATTTTGTCTTTCTATTCATAAAAGTCAGGGAAGTGAATATGACGATGTGCTTTTAATGCTAGACAAAGAGGCACATCTTTTTGGAAAAGAGCTACTTTATACAGCTGTGACACGCGCCAAATCCAAGCTTTATCTAGTGGGTGAAAAAAAAGAATACGCACTCATAGCAACACAAAAAACTTGCCGCTTATCTCAACTGCAAACCGCATTTGCCTAA